One Pseudomonas sp. B21_DOA genomic window, GATTGTCGTGATCATAACCTCGATTATCGGACTATAAGAATGGATCGCGCCGGTAGTGCCCAGGCGATATTCCGTGCACGCGGCGGAAGGCAGCGCCAAAAGCCGCGTCGGACAGATAGCCCAGTGACGCGGCGACAGTCGCCACAGTGTCTCGACCATTGCGCAAGCGAAACGCGGCCACGCGCATCCGCCAGCGCGTGGCGTATTCGACTGGCGCTACACCCATGCATGTCTTGAACAGCGCGGCGAAACCGGATCGCGACATACAGGCAATCTCGGCCATTTGCGTCAGGCGCCAGGGCTTTTCCGGAGCCGCATGAATGGCGCGCAAGACGCCAGCGATCGCCGGTTCCCGCAGCCCGCCCAGCCACGCCAGTTGTTCGGCATCGGCGCTATTGATGTGATGGCGCAGCGCATGGATGAAGATCAGCCGCAGCAGGTCATTGCACATTGCCTGCGAGCCGGCCTGATGCGACGGCCACTCGCGGCCCAGTTCATCGAGCAGCCAGCCAAACGACGAGGCGCCTGCGGTTTCGGCACGAATGATCAGCGAGGCCGGCAACACCTCAAGCAGCTCTGTCGCGCCTGGACCCGACAGCGACACGCTGCCCCCAGCAACTCCACATCCTCGCCGACGCCGAACGTCGCCGAGGCGCCGTCGAAGGCAAAAACATCTGCAGCGTTCACCGCCTCGACATCGACGCCGCTGGCCAGAATGAACGGCGTACGCGACACCACAAAACAGTCGCCGGCCTGCAACAGGCGCGCCGGCATGCCTTGCATGCGCAGCCAGCATTCGCCTCGTCGCACAACGTTGAATTTCAGTTCGATGGGTTGGAAACGCAGCGCCCAGTCGCCTCCCGCTTGCAAGCGAACCGAGCAGGCTGCGCGCAGTTCCGAGAGTGCCAATACGGCAGAGAGTGGATCGCCAGCAGGATTTTGGATGACCACGACAGAAACCTGGATTTATCAGACTGGTTCGTCCCGAGAGCTTAGCCAAGAATGAAGGCCTTCGATAGCTCACTCAGGATTACCCTCATGGTCACGCTTCAACAACCTGTGCAATCACCGTTCAACGCCGCCAGCACAGCGGCCGAGGTCATGGCCGGCGTCGATCTGCACGGGCAACTCGCCGTGGTCACTGGCGGTTATTCCGGCCTCGGTCTGCTGACGGTGAAAAGCCTCGCGGCGGCGGGCGCGCAAGTCATTGTGCCGGCCAGAGATACGGCGCGTGCTCAGGCAGCATTGGCGGGTGTTGACGGTGTCAGCGTGATGCCCATGGATCTCATGCAGGCCGAGTCGGTGGCGGCGTTCAGCCACAGCGTGGTCAGCGCGGGTCAGCCAGTGTCATTGCTGATCAACTGCGCCGGAATCATGGCCGCGCCATTGCTGCGTGATGCCGATGGCCATGAAAGCCAGTTCGCGACCAATCACTTGGGCCACTATCGCCTGACCTGCGGCCTTTGGCCGGCGCTGGTCAAGGCTGGGCAGGCGCAGGTGCTGTCGGTGTCCTCGCGCGGGCATCAGATTGCCGGGGTCGACTTTGATGACATCGATTTCTTGCAGCGGCCGTATGACAAATGGGTCGCCTATGGTCAGTCGAAAACGGCCAACGCCTTGTTCGCGATTGCACTGGATCAGCGTGGGCGTAGCCATGGCGTTCGCGCATTTTCATTGCATCCGGGGCAGATCCTGACGGACCTGGCACGGCACTTGAGCACGGCGGAACTTGCCACATTCGATGCGCTGGATGAGCAGGGCCGGCCACGGCTGGATGCCCACAACGGACTGAAAACGGTGGAGCAGGGCGCCGCGACGGGGTTGTG contains:
- a CDS encoding AraC family transcriptional regulator, whose translation is MFCGVAYAVHSGQRRRCRGGERCRCFCLRRRLGDVRRRRGCGVAGGSVSLSGPGATELLEVLPASLIIRAETAGASSFGWLLDELGREWPSHQAGSQAMCNDLLRLIFIHALRHHINSADAEQLAWLGGLREPAIAGVLRAIHAAPEKPWRLTQMAEIACMSRSGFAALFKTCMGVAPVEYATRWRMRVAAFRLRNGRDTVATVAASLGYLSDAAFGAAFRRVHGISPGHYRRDPFL
- a CDS encoding SDR family NAD(P)-dependent oxidoreductase produces the protein MVTLQQPVQSPFNAASTAAEVMAGVDLHGQLAVVTGGYSGLGLLTVKSLAAAGAQVIVPARDTARAQAALAGVDGVSVMPMDLMQAESVAAFSHSVVSAGQPVSLLINCAGIMAAPLLRDADGHESQFATNHLGHYRLTCGLWPALVKAGQAQVLSVSSRGHQIAGVDFDDIDFLQRPYDKWVAYGQSKTANALFAIALDQRGRSHGVRAFSLHPGQILTDLARHLSTAELATFDALDEQGRPRLDAHNGLKTVEQGAATGLWCATSAALAELGGVYCEDCNVAPINQPEVGRKGVAKWAADGELAERLWAVSEQWTGLTVA